One segment of Tautonia rosea DNA contains the following:
- a CDS encoding rhomboid family intramembrane serine protease, translating to MVMPLGDMHPTRILPWVNYALIAANILVFVLQSSLPEQFTISYAATPYEITRNTDLTEPVTLAVEVEVPDAFGNVRVEEREEVLPQGPVPFPVWLTLFSSIFMHGGLAHLGGNMLYLWIFGDNVEESLGHIRYLLVYLGCGLVASLSHVAIGPDSMIPSLGASGAISGVMGMYLVWFPQNRVRVLLGRVITTMPASLVIGLWIVMQLVLGIGDLSTAGQGGGVAYAAHVGGAAAGIFFGLAFRSRAEQGGELPLQLGWASRQTRSGDPFR from the coding sequence ATGGTCATGCCGCTGGGGGACATGCACCCGACCCGGATTCTCCCCTGGGTCAATTATGCGTTGATCGCCGCGAACATCCTCGTGTTCGTGCTCCAGTCGAGCCTGCCGGAGCAGTTCACGATTTCCTACGCGGCCACCCCGTACGAGATCACCCGGAATACCGATCTGACCGAGCCGGTCACGCTGGCCGTTGAGGTTGAGGTGCCCGACGCGTTCGGCAACGTCCGCGTCGAGGAGCGCGAGGAGGTCTTGCCGCAAGGGCCGGTGCCGTTTCCGGTCTGGCTCACCCTGTTCTCGTCAATCTTCATGCACGGCGGGTTGGCCCACCTGGGCGGCAACATGCTGTATCTCTGGATCTTCGGCGACAACGTCGAGGAATCGCTCGGTCACATCCGGTATCTGCTGGTCTATCTAGGGTGCGGCCTGGTGGCGAGCCTCTCGCACGTGGCGATCGGGCCGGATTCGATGATCCCCAGCCTCGGGGCGTCGGGTGCGATCTCGGGGGTGATGGGAATGTATCTCGTCTGGTTCCCACAGAACCGCGTGCGCGTCTTGCTGGGCCGGGTTATCACCACGATGCCGGCCTCGCTCGTCATCGGCCTCTGGATCGTAATGCAACTGGTGCTCGGGATCGGCGACCTCTCGACCGCCGGTCAGGGGGGCGGCGTGGCCTATGCAGCGCACGTCGGGGGGGCGGCCGCGGGCATCTTCTTCGGTCTTGCCTTCCGGTCACGAGCCGAGCAGGGCGGCGAGTTGCCGCTGCAACTCGGCTGGGCCTCACGCCAGACTCGATCCGGCGATCCTTTCCGCTAA
- a CDS encoding DUF1501 domain-containing protein, with protein sequence MRIDLGSAGSYCDRVSRRSFLQLGVAGMASVGLPGLLAARDASVQRGMPKKETSVILIWLDGGPGHMDMYDMKPEAPEQYRGIWKPIPTVVPGFEITELFPKQAQHTDKFSIVRSLHHDTGDHFAGAHRILTTKDMGVSGANTTSKFPSLGSIVAREVGPRKSGMPAYASVPIASSVGLNPGYFGGNLLGMQYDPYQPGGDPNAANYTVGDLTLKAGMSIDRLEDRRALRQRLDDALRQRDALPVDTSVDQFTEQAFDFVTGPAAREAFDISKEDPRLRDRYGRHSWGQSTLLARRLVEAGVTFVTVHLGGWDHHWDLEAGMNRYLPMVDSLVSSLFDDLHQRGLLDSTLVMLCGEFSRTPKMNDGGNGGPPGSMGTPGRDHWGNAMFCLLGGGGVKGGQLVGSTDRLGQFPHDRPITPSNLHATIYHVLGIDPHLQVLDQLNRPVSVLDDPEPIHELI encoded by the coding sequence GTGCGCATCGACCTCGGATCGGCGGGATCATACTGCGATCGCGTGAGCCGGCGGAGCTTCCTGCAACTGGGCGTGGCCGGGATGGCCAGTGTCGGCTTGCCGGGTCTGCTGGCGGCTCGGGACGCCTCGGTCCAGCGAGGAATGCCGAAGAAGGAGACGTCGGTCATCTTGATCTGGCTCGATGGCGGGCCGGGTCACATGGACATGTACGACATGAAGCCGGAGGCCCCCGAGCAGTACCGGGGCATCTGGAAGCCGATTCCGACGGTCGTTCCGGGGTTCGAGATCACCGAGCTGTTCCCGAAGCAGGCTCAGCACACTGATAAGTTCTCGATCGTCCGGTCGCTTCATCACGATACCGGCGACCACTTCGCCGGGGCGCATCGCATTCTGACGACGAAGGACATGGGGGTGTCGGGGGCAAACACGACCTCGAAGTTCCCGTCGCTCGGGTCAATCGTGGCGCGCGAGGTCGGCCCCCGCAAGTCAGGGATGCCCGCGTATGCGTCGGTTCCCATCGCCAGCAGCGTCGGCCTGAATCCGGGGTACTTCGGCGGCAACCTGCTCGGCATGCAGTACGACCCGTACCAGCCGGGCGGCGACCCGAACGCAGCTAATTACACCGTCGGCGACCTGACGCTCAAGGCCGGCATGAGCATTGACCGTCTCGAAGACCGCCGCGCCCTGCGTCAGCGGCTCGACGACGCCCTGCGGCAGCGCGATGCCCTGCCCGTCGATACCTCGGTCGATCAGTTCACCGAGCAGGCGTTTGACTTCGTGACCGGCCCGGCCGCTCGCGAGGCGTTCGACATCAGCAAGGAAGACCCGAGGCTTCGCGACCGCTACGGCCGCCACTCGTGGGGACAAAGCACCCTGCTCGCCCGTCGCCTGGTGGAGGCCGGCGTGACGTTCGTCACTGTCCACCTGGGCGGCTGGGATCATCATTGGGATCTCGAAGCGGGGATGAACCGCTACCTGCCGATGGTCGACTCGCTCGTTTCGTCCCTCTTTGATGATCTGCACCAGCGCGGCCTGCTCGACTCGACCCTGGTGATGCTCTGCGGCGAGTTCAGCCGAACGCCGAAGATGAACGACGGCGGCAATGGCGGGCCTCCCGGCAGCATGGGAACGCCAGGCCGCGACCACTGGGGGAACGCCATGTTCTGCCTCCTCGGCGGTGGCGGCGTGAAGGGTGGGCAACTGGTCGGCTCGACCGACCGCCTCGGTCAGTTCCCGCACGATCGCCCGATCACGCCGTCGAACCTGCACGCGACGATCTACCACGTCCTCGGAATCGACCCGCACTTGCAGGTGCTCGACCAGCTCAACCGCCCGGTCTCGGTGCTCGACGACCCCGAGCCGATCCATGAGCTGATCTGA
- a CDS encoding sialidase family protein: MRTNRGVRRASVRGAVRPLAWLIAVGLGSSIQGADDENATAAPRVLEHVVVYQEPGRFAGWPANHGMWSWGNEVLVGFSRGFYKDLGDRHHIDREKPEEHLFARSLDGGKTWAVEVPQPPGVLVGTPGMRHGVIPPDVPKKPLTDLTEPIDFTHPDFAMTLRMADANGGVSWFAYSYDRGRTWRGPHPLPLFGQPGVMARTDSIINGPRDCHIFATASKQSNGREGRPFCARTRDGGLTWEFLSFIGPEPDDGYAIMPGTVRVGPTDLVTTIRVRDSERSWIDAYASLDDGQSWTYLGEPEPSLGAGNPPSLVRLPDGRLALITGHRAEPYSIRARLSQDNGRTWSDPITLRDDGGGTDIGYVRSVVRPDGTILSVYYYHDQTGPDRYLAGTIWDPGKPEDSPLINERAGRR, translated from the coding sequence ATGCGAACCAACAGAGGGGTCCGGCGGGCGAGCGTTCGAGGGGCAGTGCGGCCATTGGCCTGGCTGATCGCCGTTGGGCTCGGCTCGTCGATTCAGGGAGCCGACGACGAGAACGCGACCGCTGCGCCGAGGGTTCTTGAACACGTCGTCGTGTACCAGGAGCCGGGACGTTTCGCCGGCTGGCCGGCCAATCACGGCATGTGGTCGTGGGGCAATGAGGTGCTCGTCGGTTTCAGCCGAGGGTTTTACAAGGACCTGGGCGACCGGCACCACATCGACCGCGAGAAGCCGGAGGAGCATCTGTTCGCCCGCAGCCTCGACGGCGGCAAGACCTGGGCGGTCGAGGTCCCGCAGCCTCCGGGCGTTCTGGTGGGCACCCCCGGCATGAGGCACGGCGTTATCCCTCCCGACGTTCCCAAGAAGCCACTCACCGACCTAACCGAGCCAATCGACTTCACCCACCCCGACTTCGCCATGACCCTGCGCATGGCCGACGCCAATGGTGGCGTCTCCTGGTTCGCGTATTCCTACGACCGCGGCCGAACCTGGCGGGGGCCGCATCCGTTGCCTCTGTTCGGCCAGCCGGGAGTGATGGCGAGGACCGATTCCATCATCAACGGCCCGCGCGATTGCCACATCTTCGCCACCGCCTCGAAGCAATCCAACGGCCGCGAAGGCCGCCCCTTCTGCGCTCGGACGCGCGACGGCGGCCTGACCTGGGAGTTCCTCTCGTTCATCGGTCCCGAGCCCGACGACGGCTATGCCATCATGCCCGGCACCGTACGTGTCGGCCCGACCGACCTGGTCACGACGATCCGCGTGCGCGACTCGGAGCGAAGCTGGATCGACGCCTACGCCTCCCTCGACGACGGCCAATCGTGGACGTATCTTGGTGAGCCGGAACCCAGCCTCGGGGCCGGGAATCCGCCGAGCCTCGTCCGATTGCCCGACGGCCGACTCGCCCTCATCACCGGCCACCGCGCCGAGCCGTACAGCATCCGGGCCCGCCTGAGCCAGGACAACGGCCGGACCTGGTCCGATCCCATCACCCTCCGCGACGACGGCGGCGGCACCGACATCGGCTACGTCCGCTCGGTCGTCCGGCCCGATGGCACGATCCTCTCGGTCTACTACTATCACGACCAAACCGGCCCCGATCGCTACCTCGCCGGGACGATCTGGGACCCGGGGAAACCAGAAGACTCGCCACTGATCAACGAAAGAGCTGGTCGTCGATGA